AAAGACGGGTCCGGGGACATCCCGAAAGGTTTTTCCGAGAAACCGAAATGTTCAATGTAGGGAATTTCCATATTTCTCAGAATATGACACATTTTGGTTGATATTCCAAAGGAAAAAAAGAAACAGGTCATGGGTTATGGGAAAGGCAAGAGGTTGGCGCTTCCTCTTTCTTTCTTGAATTCTCGCTGGTGTCCATATAACATTACCGTATGCTTTTATCCGTTATTGTGCCTGCCTACAACGAGATCGAATTCATCGACGAGATTCTCCGGAAGGTGAAAGAGACGCCCTACGAAAAGGAGATCATTGTTGTCGACGATTGTTCTACCGATGGGACCCGTGAGTATCTGAAGACTCAGGAAGGCATCATTACCATCTTTCAGGAGAAGAACCAGGGGAAGGGCGCCGCACTGCGACGGGGCATAGCCAAAGCAGCGGGCGATATCGTTCTCATCCAGGACGCCGACCTTGAGTACGACCCCCGGGAATACCCGGTACTGCTGGCGCCTATCCTCGAAGGCAGGGCCGATGTGGTCTACGGGTCGCGTTTTCTCGGAGGGCCTCACCGTGTGCTCTACTTCTGGCACTTTGTGGGCAATTCCATGGTGACGCTCCTGTCCAACATGTTCACCAACCTCAACCTCACCGACATGGAGACGTGTTACAAGGTCTTCAAAAAAGAGGTCATGGAAACGATAACCATCGAATCGGACCGCTTCGGCGTGGAGCCGGAGATCACAGCAAAGGTCGCCAGGGGGAAATGGCGCATCTTCGAAGTTCCCATTTCCTATTACGGCAGGACCTACGAAGAAGGCAAAAAGATCACCTGGCGCGACGGCATCAAGGCATTCTTCACGATAGTTAAATACAACGTGTTCAGGAAACAATGACAGGTGAAGGGTTAAGGGCCATCCCACCCGGGATGGCCCTTTTGCTTATTATGCTTTTTCTTTGGCTCCGTTCACGCCGGCTATCCGGCCGAAAACGACGCAGTCTGTAGTTGCATTGCAGCCCAACCGGTTTGAACCATGGACTCCTCCGGCCACTTCACCGGCCGCGTAAAGATGCGGTACGACTGCACCGAACACATCGACGACCTGGGCATTCGTGTTGATCCTGAGACCGCCCATGGTGTGGTGCACGGCCGGCCACATCGGCAGGGCATAATAGGGCCCCTTGTCCATGGTGACCATCGTCTTCTTTATGGGTTTGTTGAACTCGGGGTCCTTTCCTTCTTTTATGTAGCGGTTGTGGTCGTTTATGGTTTTCTCGAGGACATCGGCCGGGGCCCCGATCTTCTTGGCGAGGTCTGCGATGGTGTCACCCTTGATAAAACGGCCTTTCTTAATGCCCGCTTCTACCTCCGCGGGTTTGCCGCCGAACTTGGGAGGTATCGCGTCATTGAAGATCGTATAGGCGGGTTTCATGTTTGCCCCGAGGGCGATCTGGGCGAAGGCGCATACGTCCCTGCGGTCCAGTTCGTTGACAAAACGTTTCCCGGCTTTGCTTACGTAGATGACCCCGGCACCGGGGCCGCTGAAACCGTACACGGCAGGCCTGTCGAGGATACCGGCTTCCGGTTCGGCGAAGGGGAAGAGCTGTATGAAGTTCATGTGCAGTGTATCTGCTCCCACGGCCTTGGCAAAGCGTATCATTTCGCCCGTCGCACCCTTCTGGTTGGTGCAGTTGAACTCCTTGACAAGCTTGGGCCATTCGGAGAGCCGCATTTCCACATCCTGGCTGAAACCTCCCGAAGCGAGGATGAGAGCTTTTTTGGCCCGTATGTTCACGACCTTTGCGCCTCTCTTGATCTGAACTCCGAGGACCGGGCTCTTGGGATCTGCGTCTTTGCGCCAGATCCAGGTGACCGGAGAGTTCAGCACCATCTTTACCCCGCGTTTCTCGGCGATCTTTTTCAGTGCTTCGGTATAATCCTTGCCGGAATTGTGGGCGGAGAAGTGTGCGCGGTATGCGGTGTGACCACCACCGAGGACCAGAACGTTGCTGAGCTGGGCGCCGCCTTCATCGATCATCCAGTTCAGGGCATCGGGCGCTTTTTGTGCCATGACCTCAACAAGCTCAGGCATGTTGTAGAAGTCGCCGCCCTTCAGGGTGTCCTTGACGTGATGCTTGACGCTGTCCTCTCCGAGATTCTTTTTCTGACGAAGATGCATCTCGTCATCCCAGGCAGCGTAACCACCACCGTTGATAATGGAGTTTCCGCCGTAGATGGGCATTTTTTCGAGGATTACAGTCTTAGCCCCGGCCCCTGCCGCCTCCGCAGCCGCCGCAAGCCCCGCAAACCCCGAACCGATAACGACAACATCCCATGTTTCATCCCATTTCTTGGGCAACTTTTTTGTGATCGCCTCTGCTGTACCGGGAGCCGCAAGATTCAGTGC
This is a stretch of genomic DNA from Syntrophorhabdaceae bacterium. It encodes these proteins:
- a CDS encoding glycosyltransferase family 2 protein; this encodes MLLSVIVPAYNEIEFIDEILRKVKETPYEKEIIVVDDCSTDGTREYLKTQEGIITIFQEKNQGKGAALRRGIAKAAGDIVLIQDADLEYDPREYPVLLAPILEGRADVVYGSRFLGGPHRVLYFWHFVGNSMVTLLSNMFTNLNLTDMETCYKVFKKEVMETITIESDRFGVEPEITAKVARGKWRIFEVPISYYGRTYEEGKKITWRDGIKAFFTIVKYNVFRKQ
- a CDS encoding flavocytochrome c, producing the protein MKDGDSQQKGMSRRSMLKSVVGVGAIASLSGLALNLAAPGTAEAITKKLPKKWDETWDVVVIGSGFAGLAAAAEAAGAGAKTVILEKMPIYGGNSIINGGGYAAWDDEMHLRQKKNLGEDSVKHHVKDTLKGGDFYNMPELVEVMAQKAPDALNWMIDEGGAQLSNVLVLGGGHTAYRAHFSAHNSGKDYTEALKKIAEKRGVKMVLNSPVTWIWRKDADPKSPVLGVQIKRGAKVVNIRAKKALILASGGFSQDVEMRLSEWPKLVKEFNCTNQKGATGEMIRFAKAVGADTLHMNFIQLFPFAEPEAGILDRPAVYGFSGPGAGVIYVSKAGKRFVNELDRRDVCAFAQIALGANMKPAYTIFNDAIPPKFGGKPAEVEAGIKKGRFIKGDTIADLAKKIGAPADVLEKTINDHNRYIKEGKDPEFNKPIKKTMVTMDKGPYYALPMWPAVHHTMGGLRINTNAQVVDVFGAVVPHLYAAGEVAGGVHGSNRLGCNATTDCVVFGRIAGVNGAKEKA